A region of the Streptococcus oralis Uo5 genome:
GCCTCCCTTAATAATAACTGCTGGCGCTCCTAAATCATGCAATTTCTGCGCTACAGCTTTCATGTCTTCCAATGTTTTAATTTCCTGACCAGCCAATAATTCTGCTTCAGGAAGATTTGGCGTGATCACACTGACATGAGGGAAAAAGCGAATCAACTCTTGACAGAGTTCACTGACAGCTACATCGTGCGTTTCTTTGCAGACCAAGACAGGGTCCAATACCACAGGCACTCCTGGACGTTGCTTGATAAAGTCCAATGCCTTCTCAGCCACACTGACAGTAGGGAGAAGACCAATCTTAATCCCTGCAAATTCCACATCACGTAAGCTATTCAACTCATGTTGGAAAATAGTATCATCCGTAGGGAAGACTTCAAAGCCCTTTTCGGTCAAGGCCGTCAAACAAGTGACAGCTACAAAGCCATGCAAGCCGTTCAAGGTATAGGTGGCAAGATCAGCTGATAAACCACCACCACTAAAAATATCACTCCCAGAAAGGGCTAAAATACGATTATTCTTCATAACGAATCTCCTTTAAATACAAGCCATTCGGTGCTGCTGTTGGACCTGCAAGCTGTCTGTCTTTTTTTTCTAAGATCAAGTCAATCTGCTCAACTGGCATTCGATCATTTCCGATTTTGAGCAGCGTCCCCACCATATTGCGAATCTGCTTATACAAGAAGCCATTTCCTGAAAAGGTAAAGGTCAAAAACTGCCCTGTCTCATCAACACTAAGACTGGCTTCTGTAATAGTTCGAACCTTGTCCTCTACACTGGTTCCAGATGCTGTAAAACCGGTGAAATCATGGGTTCCCTCTAGCTTTTTGATTGCCATCTGCATGCGTTCTACATCAAGCGGATAGGGAAAGTGAGTGGCATAGTGACGGCGCAAAGGATTTTTGGGACGCCCTCTATCCACGATAAACTCATAGGTCTTGCTATGTTTTGCATAACGGCAATGAAAATCATCGGCCACAATCTCAATCAAAATCACATCGATATCTTCAGGAGACTGGGTATCTAGAGCAAAACGGAGTTTTTCCTCATCCATCTGATAGGGCAGGTCAAAATGAATCACCTGTCCCAGAGCATGGACCCCACTATCAGTCCTACCAGCACCGTGTACAGTGATGGCTTGCCCCTTATTGAGTCTCGTTAAAGTTTTTTCGATTTCCTCTTGAACGCTCCGCGCATGAGGCTGGCGCTGAAAACCAGCAAAGGCATAACCATCATAGGAAATGATTGCTTTATATCTTGTCATAACTTCTATTTTATCAGGAAATAAAAGTGTAAACAAGTTTAAAAACTAATAACTGTCTGGGTACAAAAATTCCGAAAAGAAAAACTTAGGAAACCAATCCTAAGCTCTCTTTTGAAGTGCGTACATAACAAAGATAGAAGTGACAATCAACCAGCATCCTAGAATGGTGAAGACCAACATACCGTTTTGAGTCACCAAGCCAATCGCCCCAAGAATGAAAGGTGTCGTAAAGGCTCCAAAGCTGCATCCTAGCACTGCAAAAGATGTTGCCTGATTAAGGAGCTTGGCTGGGATTCTTTCAGAAAGAAGCTGAAAGACAGTGGTCAAGGCTACGCTGTAGGCAAAACCTGCCACAACACTTCCAACTACCATCACACCCAATGACGGAGACAAGGCAATCACAATCTGCCCCAATCCAAAGGTGATACCTGACCAAAGGAGCAACCTTTCTTTAAACAGAGAGATAAAGAAAGAAAAACTCACACCTGCCAAGATACCAATCAACTGCATGATACTTAAAACCAAACTCGATAACTGGGCATCCCCTAGACCTCTTTCCACCATCAGACTAGGAATACGAATGGTGATAGCTGTGTTGGTACAGACAACAACTGCTGCTTCGACAGCCAAGAGAAAAATTAAGCCTTTCATCTGTCCTGTCAAACGAGTCGTTTCGGCCTCTTTTTTCTTTGTTTCTTTCTTTTCTTTGACATAAGGGACAAAGAGCAGATAAAGAATCAATACTAAAAATCCCGCACTGTAGGCCAAGAAGGTCACTGTCCACCCAAAGGATAAGAGCTGACCGACCACTAGAGTCAAAATCGACGCCCCAACAACTTCTGCTGATCCGCGGAGACCCAGCATCTGGATCCGTGTCTTTCCATGATAGCGTTCACTGATAATGGAAATGGCCTTGGCATTGATCATCCCCACGCCCAAACCAAATAAAATCCGCATAGCAAAGACAAAGTTATAATCCTGATACCAGAAGGGAGCTGTTCCACCGATAGAGAGGATGAGAAGTCCCAGACTAATCTGAAGTCGCTCAGGAAGCAAACGCTCCAAAAACCCATTTAAAATCAGCATAATCATGATTCCAAAAGAAGGGAGACTGACCAGGAGCTCGATTTGTTCTTTGGGGGAGCCTTGATAATAGTCAAACATGGCTGGCAGAGCACTTGAGATGGAAAAGGAGGTAATCAAAACGAGGGAGAGGGCCAAAATACTAGCCCGTTCTAAATATTGTTTCATGGATTTTCTTTCTATATATTTCTCACTGTTGATCCTTGTAAAAGGAAGATGGCAAGAAAAGAAGGAGCCCGATTGAACTAGAGACTCCGTCCTAACTTTCCTAATAGGAAGACTATTTTCGCTTGATTTGCTTGATCAGATAGAAGATGAAGCCTGCAACCATATACGCCGCAAAAATGATCAAACACCATTTGATAACCACGTCCCAACCCTTGTTCACATTTAAAAAGAAATAAGGGAAGGGATTGTCCTTGGAATTCGGAATATTGAGTTTTAAGACCAGACCGTTAAACAAGGCAAAAATCATATAAACCAAGGGCAATATGGTCCACAAGACTGGATCCCAGATCTTGTATTGACCCCGTTTATCAAAGAAGAGGGTGTCGGCTAAAAACCAGAGTGGAACGATATAGTGGCAAAGGAAATTTTCCACTCTGTAAAAGTCTGTCGCGATCGGAGCAAGCATAAAATGGTAAATCACACAGGTAATCATGATACTCATGGTAACGCCACCCTTGAGACGAAGTAGGGTCGAATTTTGCCAATTTTCACCTGAACGGCTCATCACACGGAGCAAATAGCCCGTGAAAATCGTTACCAAAAGATTGGACAACACTGTGTAGTAAAGGAGCATACCAAAGCCACCGTGCTTGGTAATCTCCAAATAAACTCCTGTAAATGCCGCTAAGAACAAAAGTACACGACTATAAAAGATAAATTTATAATTCAGTTTCATGGCTAGATTTTCTTAACAAATTCTGACTTGAGTTTCATGGCTCCAAAACCATCAATCTTACAGTCGATGTTGTGGTCACCTTCTACGATACGGATATTTTTAACGCGAGTTCCTTGTTTCAAATCCTTTGGCGC
Encoded here:
- a CDS encoding bifunctional hydroxymethylpyrimidine kinase/phosphomethylpyrimidine kinase, whose protein sequence is MKNNRILALSGSDIFSGGGLSADLATYTLNGLHGFVAVTCLTALTEKGFEVFPTDDTIFQHELNSLRDVEFAGIKIGLLPTVSVAEKALDFIKQRPGVPVVLDPVLVCKETHDVAVSELCQELIRFFPHVSVITPNLPEAELLAGQEIKTLEDMKAVAQKLHDLGAPAVIIKGGNRLSQDKAVDVFYDGQTFTVLENPVIQGQNAGAGCTFASSIASHLVKGDELLPAVESSKAFVYRAIAQSDQYGVRQYEANQNN
- the truA gene encoding tRNA pseudouridine(38-40) synthase TruA; this translates as MTRYKAIISYDGYAFAGFQRQPHARSVQEEIEKTLTRLNKGQAITVHGAGRTDSGVHALGQVIHFDLPYQMDEEKLRFALDTQSPEDIDVILIEIVADDFHCRYAKHSKTYEFIVDRGRPKNPLRRHYATHFPYPLDVERMQMAIKKLEGTHDFTGFTASGTSVEDKVRTITEASLSVDETGQFLTFTFSGNGFLYKQIRNMVGTLLKIGNDRMPVEQIDLILEKKDRQLAGPTAAPNGLYLKEIRYEE
- a CDS encoding MFS transporter; translation: MKQYLERASILALSLVLITSFSISSALPAMFDYYQGSPKEQIELLVSLPSFGIMIMLILNGFLERLLPERLQISLGLLILSIGGTAPFWYQDYNFVFAMRILFGLGVGMINAKAISIISERYHGKTRIQMLGLRGSAEVVGASILTLVVGQLLSFGWTVTFLAYSAGFLVLILYLLFVPYVKEKKETKKKEAETTRLTGQMKGLIFLLAVEAAVVVCTNTAITIRIPSLMVERGLGDAQLSSLVLSIMQLIGILAGVSFSFFISLFKERLLLWSGITFGLGQIVIALSPSLGVMVVGSVVAGFAYSVALTTVFQLLSERIPAKLLNQATSFAVLGCSFGAFTTPFILGAIGLVTQNGMLVFTILGCWLIVTSIFVMYALQKRA
- a CDS encoding Pr6Pr family membrane protein, whose translation is MKLNYKFIFYSRVLLFLAAFTGVYLEITKHGGFGMLLYYTVLSNLLVTIFTGYLLRVMSRSGENWQNSTLLRLKGGVTMSIMITCVIYHFMLAPIATDFYRVENFLCHYIVPLWFLADTLFFDKRGQYKIWDPVLWTILPLVYMIFALFNGLVLKLNIPNSKDNPFPYFFLNVNKGWDVVIKWCLIIFAAYMVAGFIFYLIKQIKRK